A stretch of DNA from Aspergillus flavus chromosome 3, complete sequence:
ATCTCCGATGTCTTCCGGGAGGACATTGGCATTGGTGGTGTCATGTCTCTTCTTTGGTTCCGCCGCCGCCTTCCCGCCTATGCTAGCAAGTTCTTGGAGATGGTTCTCATGCTTACCGCTGATCACGGCCCTGCCGTGTCCGGTGCCATGaacaccatcatcaccacccGTGCCGGCAAGGATCTGATCAGTGCTCTCGTTTCCGGTCTTCTGACCATTGGTTCTCGTTTCGGTGGTGCCCTTGACGGTGCTGCTGAGGAGTTCACCAAGGCCTTCGACAAGGGTCTGAGCCCCCGTGACTTCGTTGACACTAtgaggaaggagaacaagCTCAGTATGTCCCCCTACCATTGCTTCCACTAGATCTTCACTTGAGACGCATCACTAACCGCGCATAGTTCCTGGCATTGGTCACCGTGTCAAGTCCCGTAACAACCCTGATCTTCGTGTCGAGCTGGTCAAGGAGTTCGCCAAGAAGCACTTCCCCAGCACCAAGCTGCTCGACTACGCCATCGCTGTTGAGACTGTCACCACCTCTAAGAAGGACAACCTGATCCTGAACGTTGACGGTTGCGTTGCTGTCTGTTTCGTTGACCTCATGCGCAACTCCGGTGCCTTCTCCCCCGAGGAAGTTGAGGACTACATGAAGATGGGTGTCCTTAACGGTCTCTTCGTCTTGGGTCGCAGTATCGGTCTGATTGCCCACTACCTCGATCAGAAGCGCCTGCGTACCGGTCTCTACAGACACCCTTGGGACGATATCACCTACTTGCTCCCTGCCCTGCAGAAGGGTGGATCGGAAGGCCGTGTCGAGGTCAACATctaatcttttatatatccttattaatttcttaccttttcattttctctatATCTTTACACTCGTGGAAGTGGCCAGTGTGGGATACTGGTAATCTCATAAAATCCCGTCATGTTCTTGACGTTGGAGTTATGATGGCTTGCGTTGCATTGTTTCGATTCTTATATCATTTTATTTCACCTCACAATCTGTAGTGCGCACATGTGGCATGACTAGCTGATAGGGTTGATGAATTCTATGCAAGGGCAGAAAAGGCAGAACCTGTTTAGAAGAGTTAGAATTACGACAGCCTGATCTACAATCCAATGGGTTATAATTTCAATGATATTCCATATAGCTTCAAACTTGAGTAATCTTTGTCTATATACTTATAACCAGGTCCCTTGGtgtcttcttcgacttcagCTGAAAGATATCGGGGCCCTGCCCGCTTTGCCCATGTCAGTTGCGGATCTGGGAGTtgagcaaaaaaaaaaaaaaaaaaaaaaaaaaaaaaaaaaaaaaaaaaaaaaaaaaaaaaaaaaaaaaaaaaaaaaaaagtaaaagaattGCATAAACAAGACACGGAGGAAAATTCATTCCAGATGAAGTGACTTTCCGAATGTGTTTCAGTCCAATTGGTCTATGAACTGCCCGAGATAGCAGTTCTTCCGACCCCACATTGGCCTTTATCAAACTTTGGGAAGTAGTGAAACTAACCGCTATAGGCAAGACTAACTTAGAGCTTCTGCAATTCTTGAATCGATAAAATATATCCTTACATTAAATCTACGGCCCAACTCTAAGCGCGTCATACTTCGCCAGCCCCAAGAATTCTCAAAATTTCCTTCTCACAAGTGGGCTTTCAGCCCCTCGAAATCGCTCATTGTTACCCAATTCGCGCACCAAATTACCACGCAAGAAAATCTCACCCAGAATAAGAACCCTCGACTTTATACACCTATAGAAACGAAaacccagaaaaagaaaaagaaggaaaaataaaatagaagaaatcCAAAATGGTCCGCGTCAAACACCGCTACCTCCTCCTCGACATCCTCTACCCAGATCCCACCTCATGGCCTTCCTCAACAGCGCCCAAAAATGCACCACTAAACGCACAATCCCAATTGCGAATCCACTCGCCCACATCCGACGCCCTGACGCCGAGCTTACTCGCAAAGATGGTGAGGGAGGAAGTCGCGGAGGTATTTGGTGATTGGGGCGTGGGGAGACTGGGTGGTGTTACCGCTGGAGGTGTTAGTGGTATGTATAGtgcccttttttcttttctttttggctAGCCCTATCTTGGTAGATGGTTCTTATGCCGGGTTAAAATGGTGACTAATCTTATGTTTGATCGGGATAGTTAAATATTTGTCGCCTGCGACTTCGACGGCTATTATTCGTTGTCCGCGCGCGTCGTTCCGGCTTGTTTGGACCGCGCTTACTTATATGTCTCGGGTGCCAGAGTATGGGGACTCGAATCGGTCGAGGCGGTCGGATGTTCCGTTGACGAGGCCTTGTGTTTTTCGGGTCATTAGAGTTTCTGGTACGATGCGGaaggcggaggaagaggcgatTCGGCGGGCGAGGAAGGAGATTGTGCGGTTGAGAGGCGCGGAGGAGGTTGGGGTGCTTGGGGGTTTGGTTGGTGGATTGGAATATGAGGAGGGCTCTGGTGTTGCTGAGGATGTGATGggggatgaagaggaggatgttgatatgGGGAGTGATGGGGAGGATTGATGATCTTCTATAGGATGAGGTGTTTGCTTTATTGGGTGCGTTCGCCGTTGTTGGCGaggtttttcttttccattaATCAGAGATACCCTATAATACATGTATAGTAGAGGATGGTGAATTTCATGTCATGATTTTCGTACAACTTTCACTCCGCCGTCTGGTATGAATCCCCTGCCAAGATCGTCGTACTCATCGTCGTCTTCGTAACCGGCGCTGGGTTTGGTAGGGCCGGCTGCTTCGTCTCGTGCTTTGGCCTCTGCTTCCAACTGTTGCCTTTCAAGTTCATCGTGCTCATCTTTGGCATCTAACCAGCGTTCCTGTACATCTCGAACGTCCATAGTGCCTAGACCGTCCCGGACAGCAACCTGCCAGACGGTATCGTTTGCACCTTCAGCAGGTCCGAACACATACCCGCTTGCCCGGTCAATGACGTGCAATAGGCTCATCATGCTCTTCTTGTCTTCGACAGCCAGCGTTTCGAATGCAACGAGCCCGAAATCCTCAACGAGGTCTATAATGGCTTGATTGAGGGCCCCGAACTTATCATGCGAAAGCCGAGACGATTCCGCTTCCAGGTGCGGCAGCAAATATGAAAGGTCTTGGACCTCTGTGTAATAGTCTAGATTGAAAGGGAGCGGAGCGTAGTTCGAGAGATTGTCGATCTTGGTGAGGACGTTGAGGTGGGGAAGGTCCATTTGAAGCATGGCTCgaagggagaggatgagggcgGATATGTACATAGAAGGTAAAGTGAGGTTATAGGAGTCAATTAGGTGTATTACGATTAACTAAAGTAATAGTTAGCTCCATGTATATCGTAATTAGACCAAGAATGGAATAGAAAGAGACATACTCTATATCCCATTTTTTGGAGCTTGAAGAAAATGTTCCGTAATGAAGAGTGATGCGTGAAAATCTCGACCTGACCTGGGCAGTCAAATAGAACATAGTCATCTAGCAACGGCTCACAATCAGTATATCATACTAAGTTGCCGCACCAGTTCCGATGCTTACCTCCGAGTTCCTTCATCCCCTCCTCCAGCCAGTCAAAGTTCTCCTCCAGTTCTTCTAGCGCATACAATATACCTCCGTTAGGACCCAGGTGGTCTTCACTCATTACCTCCTCGAGCGTGACCAGGTCGCGAACATCCAGCGCACATGGGTAGGATGTTTTATCATTTGCGGGGTCCAGATTCACGATCGAACATTTGCGGCCAATTGCCCCGAGGAACTGATGCATGCCATTGCAATATGTCGACTTTCCCGCGCCGGGAGGCCCAATCACTAGCTGCGCAAACGGCATGATGACCCGCCTATGATGGAGATGTAAGGTACACGGAAAAGTACTTATGATAGATAAGTTGTGAGACTATCGATTGCATTCATTGATAATGGCGGGGAGAATATTATAGGGCGGTATTATGCGGCAGAAAATGATCTGAAGGACCGAAGCTTCGATGACGCCGGCCGATCAACAACTATCTGCCGTTGCTGCTTCAATTGGCTTTTCCCAGTGACTTTGCGCAATCATGGCGTCGAGTAAGTATATCTTTCCTATGGCATACTTTACATTCCTGACTAATGCACTTTAGACCAGTTTATCGTCGCGTCTCCACCGACCGATGCCATTTCCGCCTTGAAGTTCTCTCCCGACCCTAATTCCACACGAATTGTTGTATCCTCCTGGGACAAGAATGTGTACCTTTACGAGCTGCGCGATGAAAATGGGAATGTAGGAGAAGGCAAACTGTTACAGAAATTCGAGCACCGTGCTCCAGTACTTGATGTGTGTTTCGGCGCAACTGAGGACGAGGTCTACACGGCCGGCTTGGATTGGGACGTTAGGAAGTGAGTCCGGCTGCATCTCCCCTTCTCTGATAAGATACCGAGAGCTTGGGAAATATGATGCAGTGCTAACAATCTGCAGGATCGACATAGCAACATCAACCCAGACCGTGCTTAGCAGCCATGAAGCAGGAGTTCGAAGCGTCGTTTACAGCAAGGAACACCAACTGGTGATATCGGCATCTTGGGACTCCACATTACACGTACATCGCATCGATGCCCCAGACTCTATACCGTCGATCATTCCTCTCCCTTCCAAGCCCTTCTCCGTGTCTCTCACTGCTACGAAGCTAGTCGTCGCAATGGCTTCACGCGCGTTGCATATCTATGATCTGAAGGCGCTGTCTCTCCTCACAGCTCAGTTGGATGGTACCGTTCCAAACAAGGTTGAGGTCGAGCCGTGGCAGCGGAGAGAAAGCAGTCTTAAGTTTATGACACGGTGCGTAGCATGCATGCCTGACGATGCGGGTTACGCTTCTTCGAGCATTGAGGGTCGAGTCGCTGTCGAATGGTTTGATCCTTCCCCTGAATCGCAAGCGCGAAAATACGCTTTCAAGTGCCATCGCCAGACGGCTGATGATG
This window harbors:
- a CDS encoding Rpp14/Pop5 family-domain-containing protein yields the protein MVRVKHRYLLLDILYPDPTSWPSSTAPKNAPLNAQSQLRIHSPTSDALTPSLLAKMVREEVAEVFGDWGVGRLGGVTAGGVSVKYLSPATSTAIIRCPRASFRLVWTALTYMSRVPEYGDSNRSRRSDVPLTRPCVFRVIRVSGTMRKAEEEAIRRARKEIVRLRGAEEVGVLGGLVGGLEYEEGSGVAEDVMGDEEEDVDMGSDGED
- a CDS encoding putative ATP binding protein, encoding MPFAQLVIGPPGAGKSTYCNGMHQFLGAIGRKCSIVNLDPANDKTSYPCALDVRDLVTLEEVMSEDHLGPNGGILYALEELEENFDWLEEGMKELGDDYVLFDCPGQVEIFTHHSSLRNIFFKLQKMGYRLIVIHLIDSYNLTLPSMYISALILSLRAMLQMDLPHLNVLTKIDNLSNYAPLPFNLDYYTEVQDLSYLLPHLEAESSRLSHDKFGALNQAIIDLVEDFGLVAFETLAVEDKKSMMSLLHVIDRASGYVFGPAEGANDTVWQVAVRDGLGTMDVRDVQERWLDAKDEHDELERQQLEAEAKARDEAAGPTKPSAGYEDDDEYDDLGRGFIPDGGVKVVRKS
- a CDS encoding WD40-repeat-containing domain protein, which produces MASNQFIVASPPTDAISALKFSPDPNSTRIVVSSWDKNVYLYELRDENGNVGEGKLLQKFEHRAPVLDVCFGATEDEVYTAGLDWDVRKIDIATSTQTVLSSHEAGVRSVVYSKEHQLVISASWDSTLHVHRIDAPDSIPSIIPLPSKPFSVSLTATKLVVAMASRALHIYDLKALSLLTAQLDGTVPNKVEVEPWQRRESSLKFMTRCVACMPDDAGYASSSIEGRVAVEWFDPSPESQARKYAFKCHRQTADDVDVVYPVNTLAFHPVHGTFASGGGDGVVALWDGIAKRRIRQYQKYQSSVAAVDFSGNGKYLAIAVSPGFEDGKDDVVEGTVKIYVRELGETEAKGKGAK